In Nostoc sp. GT001, a genomic segment contains:
- a CDS encoding NUDIX domain-containing protein has protein sequence MPGRSPKKIPTPLNQQPLADFKVGVDNVIFSVDTVQNRLLVLLVMRQQEPFLNHWSLPGTLVRPGESLEDAAYRIMAEKIKVNNLYLEQLYTFGGPNRDPREATDSYGVRYLSVSYFALVRFEEAELIADRMTGIAWYPVKQVPQLAFDHNEILAYGHRRLRNKLEYSPVAFEVLPEMFTLNDLYQLYATVLGDNFSDYSNFRARLLKLGFLCDTGIKVSRGAGRPASLYKFDAEAFAPLKDKPLVFI, from the coding sequence ATGCCAGGACGTTCACCAAAAAAGATACCAACTCCGTTAAACCAACAACCTTTGGCCGATTTCAAGGTTGGTGTTGATAATGTAATTTTTTCTGTAGATACTGTACAAAATCGGCTGTTAGTTCTACTCGTAATGCGACAGCAAGAACCATTTTTAAATCATTGGAGTCTTCCCGGTACTTTGGTACGTCCAGGAGAGTCTTTAGAAGATGCCGCTTATCGCATTATGGCAGAGAAAATTAAGGTCAACAATCTCTATTTAGAACAACTGTATACATTTGGCGGGCCGAATCGCGATCCACGGGAAGCAACTGATAGTTATGGTGTGCGTTATTTATCAGTTAGTTACTTTGCTCTAGTGCGATTTGAAGAAGCCGAATTGATTGCCGATCGCATGACTGGCATCGCTTGGTATCCGGTAAAACAAGTGCCGCAATTAGCTTTTGACCATAACGAAATTCTGGCTTATGGACATAGGCGGTTACGAAATAAATTAGAGTATAGCCCAGTGGCTTTTGAAGTCTTGCCAGAAATGTTCACCTTGAATGATTTATATCAGTTATACGCCACAGTTTTAGGTGATAACTTTTCCGATTATTCTAATTTTCGAGCGCGTCTACTCAAGTTAGGTTTTTTATGCGATACCGGAATTAAGGTATCACGAGGTGCTGGTCGTCCAGCTAGTTTGTATAAGTTTGACGCCGAAGCTTTTGCTCCCTTAAAAGATAAACCCTTGGTGTTTATTTAA
- a CDS encoding nicotinate-nucleotide adenylyltransferase produces MKIALFGTSADPPTAGHQKILSWLSERYDWVAVWAADNPFKSHQTPLEHRAAMLRLLIADIDAPRHNIALEQELSSFRTLETVEKAKLAWGEDAELTMIIGSDLLSQLPRWYRIEDLLQQVQLLIVPRPGYAIDESSSEVVQKLGGKIAIASLIGLDVSSTAYREHGDPQALTAPVVAYINREHLYECQDVHQKRYQLR; encoded by the coding sequence ATGAAAATTGCTTTGTTTGGAACGAGTGCCGATCCACCAACTGCGGGACATCAAAAAATTCTGAGTTGGTTGTCTGAGCGTTATGATTGGGTAGCAGTTTGGGCAGCGGATAATCCGTTTAAGTCTCATCAAACACCCTTAGAACATCGGGCGGCAATGTTGCGACTGTTGATTGCGGATATAGACGCGCCACGGCATAATATTGCTTTGGAACAAGAATTGAGTAGCTTCAGAACGCTGGAAACAGTGGAAAAAGCCAAGCTTGCTTGGGGTGAAGACGCTGAATTAACGATGATCATTGGTTCAGATTTACTGAGTCAGCTACCACGTTGGTATCGCATTGAAGATTTGTTACAGCAAGTGCAACTACTGATTGTACCGCGACCCGGATATGCAATAGATGAATCTAGTTCAGAGGTAGTGCAAAAGCTGGGAGGGAAAATTGCGATCGCTAGTCTGATAGGTCTAGATGTTTCCTCAACAGCGTACCGCGAACATGGAGATCCCCAAGCCCTCACAGCCCCTGTAGTTGCCTATATTAATCGAGAGCATTTGTACGAATGCCAGGACGTTCACCAAAAAAGATACCAACTCCGTTAA
- a CDS encoding nicotinate phosphoribosyltransferase — protein MTTLPDLDYVYKQQSQQNEELNLSADDYSLLTDLYQLTMAACYTGEGIEQRRASFELSVRRLPEGFGYLIAMGLTQALEYLAKIRFSSAQIAALQATGIFAHAGDRFWSLLAEGKFTGDVWAVPEGTAVFANQPLLRVEAPLWQAQLVETYLLNTINYQTLIATKAARLRDVAGEKATLLEFGTRRAFSPQGSLWAARAALAGGLDSTSNVLAALQLGQKPSGTMAHALVMALSAIEGTEEQAFSAFHRYFPGAPLLIDTYDTIAAAQRLAEKVNSGEMQLTGVRLDSGDLVTLSKQVRSLLPGVPIFASGDLDEWEIARLKAAGAQIDGYGLGTRLVTGSPVNGVYKLVDIDGIPVMKQSSGKVTYPGRKQIFRSFTGGKVKADRLGLLGEIPQEEEPLLQLVVQEGQRVQPLESLATIRQRTAASVASLPQETRRLDRPVGVQVEISTALQQLTEETKKRTAYPFGEASYAQRLVEKDAK, from the coding sequence ATGACAACTTTGCCAGATTTGGACTATGTATATAAACAGCAAAGCCAGCAGAACGAGGAACTAAACCTTTCTGCCGATGACTACAGCTTGCTGACCGACCTTTACCAGTTAACAATGGCAGCTTGTTACACAGGCGAAGGTATAGAACAACGACGGGCCAGCTTTGAATTGTCTGTCAGACGATTGCCAGAGGGTTTTGGTTATTTGATTGCAATGGGGCTAACGCAAGCATTGGAATATTTAGCCAAAATCCGCTTTAGTTCCGCGCAAATTGCGGCATTACAAGCAACCGGAATTTTTGCTCATGCTGGCGATCGCTTTTGGTCACTTTTAGCTGAGGGAAAGTTCACGGGTGATGTTTGGGCAGTACCAGAAGGGACGGCTGTGTTTGCCAATCAACCACTGTTGCGGGTGGAAGCACCTCTTTGGCAAGCCCAACTAGTGGAAACTTACCTTTTAAATACGATTAATTACCAGACTTTGATTGCCACAAAAGCAGCCCGGTTGCGGGATGTCGCGGGGGAAAAAGCAACACTTTTAGAATTTGGTACAAGACGGGCATTTAGTCCCCAAGGGTCTTTATGGGCAGCACGGGCGGCGTTGGCGGGTGGGTTAGATTCCACTTCCAATGTGTTAGCAGCGCTACAACTAGGACAAAAGCCAAGTGGTACGATGGCACACGCCTTAGTGATGGCATTGTCAGCAATAGAAGGCACTGAAGAACAAGCTTTTAGTGCATTTCATCGGTATTTTCCGGGTGCGCCATTACTAATTGATACTTACGATACCATTGCTGCTGCCCAGCGCTTAGCCGAAAAAGTAAATTCCGGGGAAATGCAATTAACAGGAGTGAGATTGGACTCAGGAGATTTAGTTACCTTATCAAAACAGGTGCGATCGCTCCTTCCCGGTGTGCCAATTTTTGCTAGTGGCGACTTGGATGAGTGGGAAATTGCCAGATTAAAAGCTGCTGGGGCGCAAATTGATGGTTACGGGCTGGGAACGCGACTAGTTACAGGTTCGCCCGTAAACGGAGTCTATAAACTTGTAGACATTGATGGCATCCCAGTGATGAAGCAGTCTAGTGGTAAAGTTACTTATCCAGGACGCAAGCAGATTTTTCGCTCGTTTACGGGAGGTAAGGTAAAAGCAGACAGATTGGGACTCTTAGGTGAAATTCCTCAAGAAGAAGAACCTTTGTTGCAGTTAGTAGTGCAAGAAGGTCAACGGGTGCAGCCGTTAGAGTCTTTGGCAACAATTCGTCAACGTACCGCAGCCTCAGTTGCTAGTTTGCCACAAGAAACACGACGTTTGGATCGTCCTGTAGGGGTGCAGGTGGAAATTTCTACCGCACTGCAACAGTTGACAGAGGAAACTAAGAAACGAACCGCATACCCCTTCGGGGAAGCAAGCTACGCGCAGCGTCTCGTAGAGAAGGACGCAAAGTAA